From one Spirochaetaceae bacterium genomic stretch:
- a CDS encoding ATP-binding protein, whose protein sequence is MTVDPRFAPHNTHREDPSRFATLDPQLRELRRVPIAYRYPMLAKLPVEEPGIYSITGGRRVGKSTVLKQWMADLLDRGVSPERILYLTGELIDDHHALVALLTRTGLGRSDPRPAYLLVDEVTYIRGWDRGVKYLADAGMLENVIVILTGSDSVVIREARTLLPGRRGRAARVDFHLYPLSFAEFVEVAGAAHTAPLRHEAGQEPGPDSADALTRAFESYLLHGGFLTAINDVAAEGRIQPSTFAVYADWIRGDMLKRGKQEVYLEEVLGAVVRRYGSQVTWNALARDLSIDHPATVADYLGLLARMDVLVVQHALREDRLAAAPKKARKVAFSDPFILHAVRSWLDPVADPFTSQVKPALADPEWAGKMAEACVAAHHHRLHPTFYIKGDGEVDVAFVAGEGFQPVEVKWTAQIRSADLKQARRYPNSIVCSKLAVARVHGLPNELLPHHLQRLGPSPHYVTW, encoded by the coding sequence GTGACGGTCGATCCGCGCTTTGCGCCGCACAATACTCATCGGGAAGATCCGAGCCGGTTTGCGACGCTCGACCCGCAGCTCCGTGAGCTCCGCCGTGTTCCGATTGCATACCGCTATCCGATGCTCGCCAAGCTGCCGGTGGAGGAGCCGGGGATCTACTCGATTACCGGCGGCCGGAGGGTCGGCAAGTCGACCGTCCTCAAGCAATGGATGGCCGATCTGCTGGATCGGGGAGTATCGCCCGAACGGATCCTCTACCTGACCGGGGAACTGATCGACGACCATCATGCCCTCGTGGCGCTGCTCACAAGGACCGGCCTGGGCCGGTCGGATCCCCGGCCCGCGTACCTGCTGGTCGATGAAGTGACCTACATCCGCGGCTGGGATCGCGGCGTCAAGTATCTCGCCGATGCCGGCATGCTGGAGAACGTGATCGTGATCCTGACCGGCTCCGACTCGGTCGTCATCCGCGAGGCCCGCACCCTTCTTCCGGGCCGCCGAGGACGGGCTGCGCGGGTCGACTTCCACCTCTATCCGCTGTCGTTCGCCGAGTTTGTCGAGGTGGCCGGAGCTGCCCACACCGCCCCTCTCCGCCACGAGGCGGGACAGGAGCCGGGCCCGGACAGCGCTGACGCGCTGACGCGCGCGTTCGAGAGCTACCTGCTGCACGGCGGTTTTCTGACCGCGATCAACGACGTGGCGGCCGAGGGCCGCATTCAGCCGTCCACATTCGCGGTCTACGCCGACTGGATTCGCGGCGACATGCTCAAGCGCGGCAAGCAGGAGGTCTATCTCGAGGAGGTCCTCGGCGCGGTCGTGCGCCGGTACGGCAGCCAGGTGACCTGGAATGCCCTGGCGCGCGATCTCTCGATCGACCATCCGGCGACGGTCGCCGACTACCTCGGTCTGCTGGCGCGCATGGACGTGCTGGTCGTGCAGCACGCGCTGCGCGAAGACCGGCTCGCCGCGGCGCCGAAGAAGGCGCGCAAGGTGGCGTTCAGCGATCCGTTCATCCTGCACGCGGTGCGGAGCTGGCTCGACCCGGTGGCAGACCCGTTCACCAGTCAGGTGAAGCCGGCTCTCGCCGATCCCGAATGGGCGGGCAAGATGGCGGAAGCGTGCGTCGCGGCGCACCATCATCGCCTGCACCCGACGTTCTACATCAAGGGCGACGGCGAGGTCGACGTAGCGTTCGTCGCGGGTGAGGGGTTCCAGCCGGTCGAGGTGAAGTGGACGGCGCAGATCCGCTCTGCGGATTTGAAGCAGGCGCGGAGGTATCCGAACAGCATCGTGTGCTCGAAGTTGGCCGTTGCACGCGTGCACGGGCTCCCGAACGAGTTGCTGCCGCATCACCTGCAGCGCCTCGGTCCATCACCGCACTACGTAACCTGGTAG
- a CDS encoding aldo/keto reductase translates to MEYRRLGRTGLEVSVMALGCGGPSRLGLSTGRTTGQSAAVVRAALDAGVNFIDTATAYRTEPLVAAGLRGRRREQVVLSSKRGLRADGGGDRLLTGAELETAVEASLRRLETDYIDVYHLHGVSDEQYAHARRELVPALLRLREAGKVRFLGITERFGNDTEHRMLRAALDDGCFDVVMVGFNMLNHTARDSVLRVAAERDVGTMIMFAVRRAFSRPERLRELLAELAERGEVDRELAAAPDPFGFLAAETGDLADAAYRYCIDQPGVSTVLSGTGNAGHLRANVASFARGPLSAAASTQIDRLFARVTSVSGS, encoded by the coding sequence ATGGAGTATCGGCGGCTGGGACGCACCGGCCTCGAGGTGAGCGTGATGGCGCTCGGCTGCGGCGGGCCGAGCCGGCTGGGGCTGAGCACCGGGCGCACCACCGGGCAGTCCGCGGCCGTGGTGCGGGCGGCGCTCGACGCCGGGGTGAACTTCATCGACACCGCCACCGCCTACCGGACCGAGCCGCTGGTGGCCGCCGGGCTGCGCGGCCGGCGGCGCGAGCAGGTGGTGCTGTCGAGCAAGCGCGGCCTCAGGGCCGACGGCGGCGGCGACCGGCTGCTGACCGGCGCCGAGCTGGAAACCGCGGTGGAGGCCAGCCTGCGCCGCCTGGAGACCGACTACATCGACGTTTATCATTTGCACGGCGTCAGCGACGAGCAATACGCGCACGCCCGGAGGGAGTTGGTGCCCGCGCTGCTGCGCCTGCGAGAGGCGGGCAAGGTGCGCTTCCTCGGCATCACCGAACGGTTCGGCAACGACACCGAACACCGCATGCTGCGCGCCGCCCTCGACGACGGCTGTTTCGACGTGGTCATGGTGGGCTTCAACATGCTCAACCACACCGCCCGCGACAGCGTGCTGCGCGTGGCCGCCGAACGCGACGTCGGGACCATGATCATGTTCGCCGTACGCCGCGCGTTCAGCCGCCCCGAGCGCCTGCGCGAGTTGCTCGCCGAACTGGCCGAGCGCGGCGAAGTGGACCGGGAACTCGCCGCGGCGCCGGATCCATTCGGCTTCCTCGCCGCCGAGACCGGGGATCTCGCCGACGCCGCCTACCGCTACTGCATCGACCAGCCCGGCGTCAGCACCGTGCTGTCCGGCACCGGCAACGCCGGCCACCTGCGCGCCAACGTAGCCTCGTTCGCCCGCGGCCCGCTGTCGGCCGCCGCCAGCACGCAAATCGACCGCCTGTTCGCCCGCGTCACCTCGGTCAGCGGCAGCTAA